The Perognathus longimembris pacificus isolate PPM17 chromosome 3, ASM2315922v1, whole genome shotgun sequence nucleotide sequence TAAAAccctcatctccaacaaaccagcaaaaagccagaagtggagctgtggctaatgtggtaaagtgctagccttgaccaaaaacaagctaaatgagagtgtgaggccctaagttcaagcaccaataccagaaggggaaaaaaaatgaggacagAGAATGGAGGGAAAAAATGGCCATGTACAGATGAAatgagactcagtttcctccaGTAAGAGCATTGTTCTCCACTTTAGAGAAGAGAGATTGGCCCAAGGTTGCACTGAAATGTGTCTTACACAAAACAGAAATGTGACCATATCAGCATTTTCAACTCTTTATCTCTGCACCAAAAATCATcaacccggggctggggatatggcctagtggcaagagtgcttgcctcgtgtacatgaggccctgggttcaattccccagcaccacatatacagaaaatggccagaagtggtgctgtggctcaagtggcagagtgctagccttgagcaaaaaaagaagccagggacagtgctcaggccctgagtccaaggcccaggactggccaaaaaaaaaaaaaaaaaaaatcatcaacccAGGCAGTCGAATTTTTCACGCAGTGTTTATTGACACATTCTACATACAGACACATGAAGCATTTTATGGAAGGACAGATCGATGAGGAGAGTAACCAATGGTTGTATAATATCCTAAAATTGGATGACCCAACCTAAGAGGTATGTAACAAACCTGggcgaggggtgggggagagtcaGGCCAGAGTTTTTGACATTGCAGCTTCtctgggggcagggtggggggcatggaAAGTAGTTCTTAAAGGGCAGTGGTCACACCTGGggttctcagggacagcacagtgACAGCATCATTGACACATCTTGGACCAATGTTCTAGATACTCAGGGGAGTTTCCTCTTTCCACAGAGTCTGCCTGTTTCCTCCATCAGTTCTTAATTGATGTATAGTAGGAACTCAAAAAAGTATTTGTTGAAaatagctgcttaggaggctgagatatgaggatcaaggctcaaagcaaaCCCAGACAtgcaagttcatgagactcttatttctaattaactaccataaagatGAAAGTAGAAGTAtaggccaagtggtagagtgccaggcttaaaTGAAACattaagagacagcactcaggctctgagttcaagtcccagtagtggcACCAAAACAAAGGGGCAGCACGTGTACAGCACATGTACAGAAGAAATGAAATTTAGTTTCTTCCAATGAGTGTTGTCCTCTCTTTAGAGAAAGGGGATTGAAATCTTcttctagggggctgggaatatggcctagtggcaagagtgcttgcctcatatacatgaagcccagggtttgattccccagcaccacatatacagaaaacagccagaagtggcactgtggcttaagtggtagagtgctagccttgagcaaaaagaagccagggacagtgctcaggccctgagtccaagccccaggactggctaaataaataaataaacaaataaataaataaacaaacaaaaaaaatcttcttctATGGTACCAGCCATCTCCAAgcacaaagaaggaagagagccAAAGGACAAAATGGCCACCAGTACTAAGAACAGCACCAGAGGTAGAAGTAGAAGTGGGTTTGggctcaggagaaaaaaaattgaataaagtaGCTATGCGGGGTGTAATTTCTCCAGCCATAGAAATACACAAGTAGAAATCCCATAGAAATACACAAGTAGCCTCCACTTGTAAGCCTCCAACTTATGTCCAAAGATAATGTAGAAGATAGGGCACAAGGCCTTGCCCCAACCACACCCAGAGCAGCCACTGAGCCAATCGTGCAGATCCTCAAAGGAGCAAGGCTGGCCTCACCCAAGACAGACTGCTGGGCTGTGACCAGAAGAATGGTAGAGAGAATCTAGCTAAGTTCTTTTTTGTGCTCCTGATGGAAGGCCAGGCACAGGGGTGAGAAAGCCTGACTGTGTCCAACCATGACCCTGACCAGAAGGGAGCAGGCCAACAGTGGGTCTGTGCCTGGGCAGTGCAAGTCCTGCACTGCCCAATCACAGCCAGGCCCCTGCCTGTAAAGTGATACTGTCCAGGATGGATGGAAGAATCTATgggggatgaatggatggatgaataaatggatgGGTGGTAGAATGAGCAGTAGATAGAAGGATGAATTTTAAGTACatatggatgaatagatggatggatcaaTCAACAGCCAGTCTCCTCAGTTCATCGGTTCTCTTGggggaaaggcagaaagaaaagaagggagggaaggacaaatgaattaaaaaatgaagttgatgggtggatgagtgggtgggtttgtgggatggaaagatggatggaggatgggtcGGTGGATGAGAGGATGGTTGGGTAGATGGGGTAGATgaagtggatgggtggatggaagaatagatagatggatggatggatcaataGATAGGTGGATGTGTAGGTGggtaagagaaaggaaaaaaggacagatggatgggtaggtgaatggacaaatggatggatgggaagatgGGTGGAAGGGTAATGTACAGAAGGATGGATGCATGTATGcccagatggatgatggatggataaatgaacaCAACACAGAGACTATAGGGAATCCAATGGCTATGTGTTACCAACTAAGATAGACCCACATCTCCTCCACCTCCAGGCCTGGTCTGGACACTGAGGGTGGGCATTTATAGCCAAGGCACCTCCTACATCCTATAGGCCTGGCCCAAATCCAGGAGCTAGTTAAAGCTAAGCCACTAGTTCCCCTGGACTAACATAACAGTCCATCCCTCCACTTTGCAGACTTGGACCTGCCCAGAGGAGTCCCTCAGAGAGGCCCCTGGCCCCCCTCCCAGCCTTGACATACTCGGCCCGAGGCCTGAGTCTTCAGACGCAGCTTGTGGGGCAGGGCTGGCCAGTCCACGGCCTGGTGACTGTGCCCTGAGACTGGGCCAGCAACCCCAGGAGGAAGCCCCTTGGAACCTGCAGAGGAGATATGGGACATATCTGAGGGCCCTGAGGTCTGGCATCTAGTGGGCATAGACACCCAAAGCCGCCAGCAAGGCTTCCATTCAGGTCTGGGCCCTGTATGCCCATCCAAGAAATGACAGCCAAAGGATGCAGTGGGTACAGCAGCCTGCAAGGTCCCATCAATTCTCGTGGGGGTCTGGGATTCAGGCTACTGGGAGACCCTGGGGAGAGCAGCTGGGCCAGCCCACCTGTGAGCCAGCAGGCAGCCCTGGCATCCAGGCATCACAGCCTGCAGGGTATATGACTTCACAAGACAGGAGCCAGGCAAAGAGCAAAATGGATCAATTCCAAAGTTTCTGGGCCAGGAAGACTCCCACAGTGATGTATGTAGGGATGAAGTCTGGGGGCCCCTCAACGGGGGAAAGAAGCCGAAGTGAAGTTTGAGGGCTTGCAGCTCAGCCCTGAGCACTGCATTGTCCTGTAGCAATGCAGCCAGTCTGCCCTCGCTGGCCTGGTGGTTGAGCCGTTGCCTTTCCCGGGATCTCTTGGCCGCCTCATTGTTCTTCCAGCACTTCTCCCAATAAACTGTGTCTTCTCCTCTGCCAGGAACTCCCGCTGCCTACACATGGCTGGACGCCTGCCCCGGGTGACCCCCAGAGTCTTGCTGGCACCCTGAGATCCATATGGCAGGTGCAAGACACCCATATCCATGGTTGCTTAGGGCtcctggggaaaaagaaaagacacctgGCGTTGGAGGCAGGAGGCTGCCCTGAGTGACTCCTCCTTCTAAGTTATGTGTGGAACTAtgattcaaggggtagagtgctcatcttaagcagaaaaagcaaagcaacagtagccaggccctgaatttaagccccaggaccagcacacacacacaaaatatgccCACCACACTAAATGGAGTTTGATcctgacacagaaagacaaattccATGTGTTCCCATTCATAAAAGTAAAGAGAAGAGCCAGGATgagcagaagggaagggaagggaagagaaggggaggggaaagggggaggggaggggaggggaggggaggggaggggagggaagggaagggaagggaagggaagggaagggaagggaagggaagggaagggaaaaggaaaggaaaaggaagagaagggaagggtaaACAAGAGGGGTTGAAAGAGGTTAGGTAACAGATACAAAAATCACTGGGGAAGAAGGAGCTCTACCACCCTGCTGCATGTGTCATAGATTTCAGAATATTGAATGTTCCCAACATGAGGGAAAAGGGATTCCATTTGAGGTGATGAATATGCTAATTAGCCAAAGTTGATCATTGTACTTGTGTATCAAAATATCACCCTAGGCCCAAGCACAGGTAAACAATTCAAATTTTCTGATAGCATTGGCATTTGAATTCAGGATCCTGTGTTTGCTAAacaggcactttgccacttgaaacacacacacacacacacacacacacacacacacacacacacacacacacacacacacactgttagggctaacctgaaaactggagtaactaaatataagttttagtgttaaaataataacagcttctaaaccctggtgatgactccatgatagagggctgcacccccacccgtgagactagtttcttatagtttgacatttaaaaatgtaggaagcacttgttcacctctatacctgggtagcaaccatggtaacagacagtaaaaaatgatcatagtcatagactatagaaataaccataatagtagtagaaatgccatgataactgtcaggttggtttacttattattgagtactggattgttttagcccactcaagcttgcttagtggtaatgggaaaacatggtcgcaattgttaaaataaagttggtactaggtcagcctgaccgcaacattctgcttctgtaaatggcttgcttaacccatttgtgacttgctctacccctgtactaaccccctgcatcaatGCTACGTGACCatctgttgtcaattcctgatatcaaggccagttcccgatatcaaagccaaaatagataactgaaagggtagatagccaatagaaataggacaagacttgcttgctaaatgccatccaatcaagtatctgccaagttggaaataccctgcccctgttgtaatcacaataaaaaccctgcctatctgagggtcggggctgtCAATCCATATCTGCTGTgttggtgatggttgggagtccaggctcgagcttgcaataaagactctatTGTGCTTGCattggtatcggctccttggtggtctttggggaccagaaatctggcataacaacaCCACCCCTTTTGgctctgcccagcccagcctggacaatgatcctcctgtttatgcctCCTCTATATGTGGAATAACCAGCTTACAATACCACACCTGAAAgaaaaattatcccagaaaaccacagaccatagacgaAGTCACATAGAGCAGAAGAGTTTATTGGCAGCAGGGGTGGCAAGGCCAAGCtcccacagaggagtaaaggaaaatggcACCAGAGCTCTCTCtcagggggtctttataccttcgtgcaactaaggtgggaggtgttCTGCCTGTCCCTCAGATATCATCAGCCAAGggcggagtcacattgccaaagggCAGATCTTACCTCTGGGCTGggggcattctataagcttatATTC carries:
- the Nfilz gene encoding LOW QUALITY PROTEIN: NFIL3 like protein (The sequence of the model RefSeq protein was modified relative to this genomic sequence to represent the inferred CDS: inserted 1 base in 1 codon; substituted 1 base at 1 genomic stop codon), which gives rise to MDMGVLHLPYGSQGASKTLGVTRGRRPAMCRQREFLAEEXDTVYWEKCWKNNEAAKRSRERQRLNHQASEGRLAALLQDNAVLRAELQALKLHFGFFPPLRGPQTSSLHTSLWESSWPRNFGIDPFCSLPGSCLVKSYTLQAVMPGCQGCLLAHRWAGPAALPRVSQXPESQTPTRIDGTLQAAVPTASFGCHFLDGHTGPRPEWKPCWRLWVSMPTRCQTSGPSDMSHISSAGSKGLPPGVAGPVSGHSHQAVDWPALPHKLRLKTQASGRVCQGWEGGQGPL